TTTTTTTCGCTCAACGCCGATCCCCTTAAATTGCCCGGAACGGTCAGCTTCTCATGGATGCGCAGAACCGCTCTATCTTTATGGTCTCACAATTCCGGAAGGAAAACGCTGCGCACTTTCCGGGAATTGTTTCCGGAGCATCTCATCTGCTTTCTGAAAGCAGATATTCCGGTATTTGCGACGACTGCTTACGGAACAGACCCGACTTGTCCCGCCAACTTCCCACCACCTATTTTTTTTGGTTCTGCCGGTTTGCCGTATCATTACGCCGGAGGAACTCCAGCACCGAGGACGCAGGCAGAGGCCGACCAAGAAAATATCCCTGCAAACGATCGCAGCCGGCGGCAATGAGCCACTCGGCTTGCGCTTGGTCCTCCACGCCTTCAGCAGTGACCTTCATTCCCAACCCATGCGCCAAAGCGACGATAAAGCGGACGATCGTCTGGCTCTTAGGGTCGTTCGTCAGATCTTTTATGAAGTACTTGTCGATCTTTATGGAGTCGAAGGGAAAGTTCTTCAAATAACTCAGGGAGGAATATTCGGTGCCGAAGTCATCGAGCGAGATTTGGATACCGAGGACATTGAGGGTATTCAACGTATCGAGATTGTTGATCGTGCGCTCAAGCAAAACACCTTCGGTAATTTCAAGCTCAAGACGTTCAGCCGGAAATCCGACCATATCGAGCGTCTGGGATACCTGATCGGTGAAGCTTCCGGTCAAGAACTCAGCGGGCGAGAGATTGACTGCGACCATGCAATGCGGCGGCCAATTCATGGCCTGCCGGCAGGCCTCTTCCAGGACCCATTGGCCGATTTCCGGCATCATTCCGTCGGCCTCTGCCATTGGGATGAATGCGGAAGGTGGAATGATACCCATCATCGGATGATGCCACCGCAACAACGCCTCGAAGCCTGCGACGGAACCGGAACAATCCATCAGCGGCTGATATTCGATAAAGAACTCACCGTGCTGCAGCGCCACGCGCAGGCTTCGCCTCAGCAATTCCCGCTGCTCCAGCACCATCATCATGGCTGGCTCAAACGTTCGCGCGCGGCCTCTTCCCTCACTTTTTGCGGCATAAAGAGCAATATCGGCGGCACGCATGAGCTGATCTTCTTCGCTGCCATCGCGCGGGGCAAGCGCCACGCCGATGCTTGCGCCTGAAAACACCGCGATACCATTGACTAGGAATGGCTTTTTGAAAGCGTTCACCAACGAATCCGCCAGTCGCTCGGCCTCAGCCGGCTGGTCATTGCGGAGCTGAATGATCGCAAACTCGTCGCCCGCCAGCCGGTATGCGGTCTCTCCCGCTCCCAGCACATTGCGTATGCGTTCGGCCGTTTGCTGCAGCACGATATCACCTGCGGCATGTCCCAGCGTATCGTTGATCGGCTTGAACTCATCGAGGTCCAACTGCATCAGCGCGATACCGTTCTTTTCGCCTGATAAAGCCTCGTGCAGCTGTGCGGCGAATTGCCGCCGGTTCGGCAGACCGGTCAAGGCATCATGATTGGCCTCGTGCAGCAGAAGGGCCCTGTCTGCCTCCTCAGGTGACGGCTCCCGCCGAAGCAGGCTCCTCGTTTCAATAACCGCGAAACCGTTGGCCGGTCGAAATATGATAAGATCGCATAATGCCTCGCCCGCTCTTTGGAACTGCACATTCCGCAGCGATCCGGTGTTGCCCGTCTGCTCCGTGAATATGGTCATCTCCGGATCGTCCAGCTCCGGATATATTCCGAAAAGCGTGGCTTGAGAGGTCTTGTCGTCGCCGTAGAAAGCCCTAAACCTCTCGGACGACATTATGAGATTCAAATCGGAGTCGTAAAATGAAAAAAGCACGTCAGGCGCGTTGCTGGTCGGCAAAGGTATGTCGAACTTAATGACGCTACTGGCTGCCATTCCGGTCTCCGTCCCGTTCTGGGAAATTTCAGGCTTCGTAATCGCTTTCAATCTCCTGTCGTCTTAGAATTTTAGCGGCCCGAATCCAGATACTTGTCCTTCCACAAGTACCGAATGGCTTTGCTTTCTATATTACGCATAAATAATTTAACAATTGCCGAATTTAAGCCGCTGCGTCTGATCGGCTTCAGGCAACACTCCTCCTACTTGTGAGCGCTCCATCAAACACTCATTTTATATTACGCTTATGAAATTAATTCTGTCAAACTTTCAATCTAAGATTGTACTCAAATGTAAAGACAGGCATGGGTACACACCGTTCGTAGAGATCTTCACCGAGGATGACGCATGGTGCTATAGCCCGTCACATATCTCGAACGCCGAGAATGGTCCGGCCTTCAGGGAATCGCAGAATCGCCGCGCCCTTCTTTTTCCTTCGCTATTCCGAACAGAAAGCCGCTGCGCGGCTTCCCGGAATTCCTCTAAGCGACGCGTTCGAAGCGGGTACGGATATGTTCGATATA
The nucleotide sequence above comes from Rhizobium sp. CB3090. Encoded proteins:
- a CDS encoding EAL domain-containing protein, with protein sequence MAASSVIKFDIPLPTSNAPDVLFSFYDSDLNLIMSSERFRAFYGDDKTSQATLFGIYPELDDPEMTIFTEQTGNTGSLRNVQFQRAGEALCDLIIFRPANGFAVIETRSLLRREPSPEEADRALLLHEANHDALTGLPNRRQFAAQLHEALSGEKNGIALMQLDLDEFKPINDTLGHAAGDIVLQQTAERIRNVLGAGETAYRLAGDEFAIIQLRNDQPAEAERLADSLVNAFKKPFLVNGIAVFSGASIGVALAPRDGSEEDQLMRAADIALYAAKSEGRGRARTFEPAMMMVLEQRELLRRSLRVALQHGEFFIEYQPLMDCSGSVAGFEALLRWHHPMMGIIPPSAFIPMAEADGMMPEIGQWVLEEACRQAMNWPPHCMVAVNLSPAEFLTGSFTDQVSQTLDMVGFPAERLELEITEGVLLERTINNLDTLNTLNVLGIQISLDDFGTEYSSLSYLKNFPFDSIKIDKYFIKDLTNDPKSQTIVRFIVALAHGLGMKVTAEGVEDQAQAEWLIAAGCDRLQGYFLGRPLPASSVLEFLRRNDTANRQNQKK